The Snodgrassella alvi wkB2 genome window below encodes:
- a CDS encoding YdcA family protein: MKNWVLAFSAAIFMFSVFNPANARGREPCSGKKGGISHCAGTKFVCNDGSYSASKKICRR, translated from the coding sequence ATGAAAAATTGGGTTTTAGCTTTTAGTGCTGCTATTTTTATGTTTAGTGTATTTAACCCAGCTAATGCCAGAGGTCGTGAACCATGTTCTGGTAAAAAAGGGGGTATTTCCCATTGTGCCGGTACAAAATTTGTATGTAATGATGGCAGTTACAGCGCTTCTAAGAAAATTTGCAGGCGTTAA
- the rpsP gene encoding 30S ribosomal protein S16, which produces MVVIRLARGGSKHRPFYNIVVADSHNRRDGRFIERVGFYNPVANEKQERVRLSADRLNHWIGQGAQLSEAVAKLVKEQKAAA; this is translated from the coding sequence ATGGTAGTTATCCGTTTGGCTCGCGGTGGTTCTAAACACCGTCCTTTCTATAACATTGTCGTAGCAGACTCTCACAACCGTCGTGACGGCCGCTTTATCGAACGCGTTGGTTTTTACAATCCTGTTGCCAATGAGAAACAGGAACGCGTACGTCTGAGCGCAGACCGTCTGAACCACTGGATTGGTCAGGGCGCGCAATTAAGCGAAGCTGTTGCCAAGCTGGTTAAAGAACAAAAGGCTGCGGCCTGA
- the trmD gene encoding tRNA (guanosine(37)-N1)-methyltransferase TrmD produces the protein MHIQAITLFPEMFTALTGSGVTGRALQKGIWEFATINPRQFADNPLGYIDDRPFGGGPGMIMMAPPLQAAIDTARQTCPEGRLIYMSPQGKPLNHAQTANLAREKALIVLCGRYEGIDERILTSNEVTEISIGDFVVSGGELPAMMLMDAVIRLLPGTLGDTRSAVEDSFANGLLDCPHYTRPVEFRQQTVPDVLRSGNHALIAQWRLTQALRRTLTRRPDLLADRELTPEESRLLQTIRQEERDIPL, from the coding sequence ATGCACATTCAGGCCATTACCCTGTTTCCGGAAATGTTTACCGCCCTTACCGGCAGTGGCGTAACCGGTCGTGCATTACAAAAAGGTATATGGGAATTTGCCACCATTAATCCGCGCCAGTTCGCTGATAACCCGTTGGGTTATATTGATGACCGGCCGTTTGGTGGTGGTCCGGGAATGATTATGATGGCCCCGCCCTTACAGGCAGCCATTGATACAGCCAGACAGACTTGTCCCGAAGGACGACTGATTTATATGAGTCCGCAGGGCAAGCCACTGAATCACGCACAGACAGCAAATCTGGCCAGAGAAAAAGCTTTGATTGTACTGTGCGGCCGCTATGAAGGTATTGATGAACGCATCCTGACCAGCAACGAAGTAACCGAAATCAGTATTGGTGATTTTGTGGTTTCCGGCGGTGAATTGCCGGCAATGATGTTAATGGATGCAGTAATCCGTTTGTTACCCGGCACACTTGGCGATACACGCTCAGCAGTAGAAGATTCTTTTGCCAATGGTTTACTTGATTGCCCACACTACACCCGTCCGGTAGAATTTCGTCAGCAGACAGTTCCCGACGTTCTACGTAGCGGTAATCATGCTTTAATCGCACAGTGGCGATTAACTCAGGCGCTCAGGCGCACACTGACACGCCGTCCGGATTTACTGGCCGATCGTGAATTAACCCCAGAGGAATCCAGACTCTTGCAAACGATCAGACAAGAGGAACGGGATATCCCATTATAA
- the rplS gene encoding 50S ribosomal protein L19, producing the protein MNLIQQLEQEEIARLNKEIPAFAPGDTVVVSVRVTEGSRTRLQAYEGIVIARRNRGLNSNFIVRKISSGEGVERTFQLYSPAVEKIEVKRRGDVRRAKLYYLRGLTGKAARIREKLPARKA; encoded by the coding sequence ATGAACTTAATTCAACAATTAGAGCAAGAAGAAATCGCTCGCCTGAATAAAGAAATTCCGGCTTTTGCACCAGGTGATACCGTGGTTGTTTCTGTACGTGTTACTGAAGGTAGCCGTACCCGTTTACAGGCCTATGAAGGCATTGTAATCGCCCGTCGTAACCGTGGTCTGAACAGCAACTTCATCGTTCGTAAAATTTCCAGCGGTGAAGGTGTAGAACGTACATTCCAGTTATATTCTCCAGCCGTTGAAAAAATCGAAGTTAAACGTCGTGGTGATGTACGTCGTGCCAAACTGTACTACCTGCGTGGCTTAACCGGTAAAGCAGCCCGTATCCGTGAAAAACTGCCGGCTCGTAAAGCCTAA
- the purM gene encoding phosphoribosylformylglycinamidine cyclo-ligase: MSQSLSYRDAGVDINAGDSLVERIKPFAKRTMRPEVLGDLGGFGALVEISQKYRHPVLVSGTDGVGTKLKLAFEWDQHDTVGIDLVAMSVNDILVQGAEPLFFLDYFACGKLDVERAAAVIKGIAAGCEQSGCALIGGETAEMPGMYPDDEYDLAGFAVGVVEKEQVINGRSIVAGDVVLGLASNGIHSNGYSLVRKIIERAQPELDAEFNQGKTLRQAIIAPTRLYVKPILAALKQFTIKGMAHITGGGISENVPRILPENTVAAIDSQSWPLPKLFQWLQQAGNVETQEMYRTFNCGIGMVLVVSAEDADAIQKFLQQQGEIVYQIGRIRSRQSDEHQTQIN; the protein is encoded by the coding sequence ATGAGCCAGTCCCTGAGTTATCGTGATGCCGGTGTTGATATTAATGCTGGTGATTCTTTGGTTGAAAGAATTAAACCATTTGCTAAACGTACCATGCGGCCTGAAGTATTAGGTGATTTGGGCGGATTTGGTGCTCTGGTTGAAATTAGCCAGAAATATCGCCACCCGGTACTGGTTTCCGGTACCGATGGTGTAGGTACCAAACTGAAACTGGCCTTTGAATGGGATCAGCACGACACCGTAGGCATTGATCTGGTAGCCATGAGTGTCAATGATATTCTGGTACAAGGGGCAGAGCCATTATTCTTTCTGGATTATTTTGCCTGCGGCAAACTAGATGTTGAACGTGCCGCCGCTGTTATTAAAGGCATTGCAGCCGGTTGCGAACAGTCCGGGTGTGCACTGATAGGTGGTGAAACTGCAGAAATGCCGGGTATGTACCCCGATGACGAATATGATCTGGCCGGCTTTGCAGTTGGCGTTGTAGAAAAAGAACAGGTAATTAACGGACGCAGCATTGTTGCAGGTGATGTTGTATTAGGTCTGGCTTCAAACGGTATTCACTCCAATGGCTACTCACTGGTTCGTAAAATTATCGAACGTGCCCAGCCTGAACTTGATGCTGAATTTAATCAGGGTAAAACATTGCGCCAGGCAATCATTGCCCCGACCCGGCTTTATGTAAAACCTATTCTGGCGGCACTAAAACAATTTACCATCAAAGGTATGGCTCATATTACCGGTGGCGGTATCAGTGAAAATGTACCCCGCATTCTTCCTGAAAACACCGTTGCAGCCATTGATTCTCAATCATGGCCATTACCCAAACTTTTTCAATGGCTGCAACAAGCTGGAAATGTAGAAACTCAGGAAATGTACCGCACTTTTAATTGCGGTATTGGTATGGTTTTGGTAGTGAGTGCAGAAGATGCAGATGCGATACAGAAATTTTTGCAGCAACAAGGCGAAATTGTTTATCAGATAGGTCGTATTCGTTCTCGTCAGAGTGACGAACATCAAACCCAGATAAATTAA
- the rimM gene encoding ribosome maturation factor RimM (Essential for efficient processing of 16S rRNA), whose product MNSTQPQWVAMGYIKGVFGVKGWVKVHSDTEYTDSLLDYPQWQLSKDGQIKTVSIAESKISGDELQVRFDGITDRDSAALLRGFTIEIDRANFAETDDNEYYWTDLIGMQVHNRTQENLGTVSSLMQTGAHDVLVVDGAFGRKLIPFVSQYIDEVNLPQQQIVVDWGSDY is encoded by the coding sequence ATGAATAGTACACAGCCACAATGGGTAGCAATGGGCTATATAAAAGGTGTGTTCGGAGTAAAAGGCTGGGTGAAAGTCCATTCTGATACTGAATATACCGATAGCCTACTCGACTATCCGCAATGGCAGCTGAGTAAAGATGGCCAGATTAAAACTGTAAGCATAGCCGAAAGCAAAATCAGCGGCGATGAATTACAGGTAAGATTTGACGGCATAACCGATCGTGACAGCGCAGCATTACTGCGCGGCTTTACCATCGAAATAGACCGCGCCAACTTTGCCGAAACCGATGACAATGAGTATTACTGGACAGACCTGATCGGAATGCAGGTACATAACCGTACACAGGAAAATCTGGGGACTGTCAGTTCATTAATGCAAACCGGTGCGCATGATGTACTGGTAGTAGATGGTGCTTTTGGCCGTAAACTGATTCCCTTTGTCTCACAGTACATTGATGAAGTTAACTTGCCTCAACAGCAAATTGTTGTTGACTGGGGCAGTGATTACTGA